One region of Erwinia tracheiphila genomic DNA includes:
- a CDS encoding YraN family protein → MESVSSGSNRSGFLSRQQAGAGCEKHARKLLEQAGLTFVAANVRFRAGEIDLIMRDKTSWVFVEVRYRRNALFGGAAASINHNKQRKLLTAAALWLQGLGESLETADCRFDVIAVTGADTDWLPNAFSAE, encoded by the coding sequence ATGGAGTCAGTATCATCAGGGTCAAATCGTTCCGGTTTCCTGAGCAGACAGCAAGCAGGTGCGGGCTGTGAAAAGCATGCCCGCAAACTGCTTGAACAGGCTGGTCTGACGTTTGTCGCGGCAAACGTTCGCTTTCGGGCCGGAGAAATCGACCTGATAATGCGAGATAAAACCAGTTGGGTTTTTGTTGAAGTTCGTTACCGCCGTAATGCTTTATTTGGTGGCGCAGCAGCCAGCATTAACCATAACAAGCAGCGTAAGCTGTTGACAGCCGCAGCACTATGGCTGCAAGGTCTCGGTGAAAGCCTGGAAACGGCTGACTGCCGCTTTGACGTAATTGCGGTAACCGGTGCCGATACCGACTGGCTCCCCAATGCTTTTTCGGCAGAGTAA
- the diaA gene encoding DnaA initiator-associating protein DiaA encodes MLERIKVCFTESIQTQIAAAEALPDAISRAAIAMVQSLLNGNKILSCGNGTSSANAQHFAASMINRFETERPSLPAIALSADNVLLTAIGNDRIHEEIYAKQVRALGNAGDILLAISTRGNSRDIVKALEAAVTRDMTIIALTGHDGGELAGLLGPQDVEIRIPSHRSARIQEMHMLTVNCLCDLIDNTLFPHQDV; translated from the coding sequence GTGCTGGAAAGAATTAAAGTCTGTTTTACCGAGAGTATACAAACGCAGATCGCCGCAGCTGAGGCATTGCCCGATGCAATTTCACGTGCGGCGATCGCCATGGTTCAGTCGCTGCTGAACGGTAATAAAATTCTGAGTTGCGGCAATGGCACCTCCAGCGCTAATGCCCAGCATTTTGCCGCCAGCATGATCAACCGCTTCGAAACTGAGCGCCCCAGCCTGCCCGCTATTGCACTCAGTGCAGATAACGTGCTGCTGACGGCGATTGGCAACGACCGCATACATGAAGAGATTTACGCCAAACAGGTGCGCGCACTGGGTAATGCGGGCGATATTCTGCTGGCTATTTCAACACGAGGTAACAGTCGCGATATAGTGAAGGCTCTTGAAGCGGCGGTAACGCGCGATATGACCATTATCGCCCTTACTGGTCATGACGGCGGTGAGCTGGCGGGCCTGTTAGGTCCGCAGGATGTCGAAATTCGCATCCCTTCACATCGCAGTGCAAGAATTCAGGAAATGCATATGTTAACCGTTAATTGCCTGTGTGATTTAATCGATAACACCTTGTTTCCCCACCAGGACGTTTAA
- the dolP gene encoding division/outer membrane stress-associated lipid-binding lipoprotein — MKALPAIAVVCITLLLQGCVAAVIGSAAVATKTASDPRTIGTQVDDGTLELRVSNALSKDQQIKTNARIIATAYQGKVLLTGQAPDATLASRAKQIAMGVDGAAEVYNEIRTSEKASFGMTSSDTWITTKVRSQLLASDQVKSSNVKVTTENGEVFLLGLVTDAEGKAAADIASRVSGVKHVTTAFTILK, encoded by the coding sequence ATGAAGGCATTACCCGCTATTGCTGTAGTGTGTATCACGTTATTGTTACAGGGCTGCGTGGCGGCCGTTATCGGTAGCGCTGCAGTGGCAACCAAAACTGCTTCCGATCCTCGCACGATCGGCACTCAGGTAGACGACGGTACCCTTGAACTTCGCGTCAGCAATGCGTTATCTAAAGATCAACAAATCAAGACCAATGCCCGGATCATCGCCACCGCCTACCAGGGCAAAGTCTTGCTAACGGGCCAGGCACCGGATGCCACACTGGCAAGCAGGGCAAAACAAATTGCCATGGGCGTTGATGGCGCAGCGGAAGTTTACAATGAGATCCGCACGTCAGAAAAAGCCAGTTTTGGCATGACATCTTCCGATACATGGATAACCACCAAAGTTCGCTCACAACTGTTAGCCAGCGACCAGGTGAAATCATCAAATGTGAAAGTCACCACCGAAAATGGCGAAGTATTCCTGTTGGGACTGGTCACCGATGCAGAAGGCAAAGCGGCAGCTGATATTGCCAGCCGCGTGAGCGGCGTGAAGCATGTCACTACAGCGTTTACTATTCTGAAATAA
- a CDS encoding BglG family transcription antiterminator, whose protein sequence is MRFPNQRLAQLFDMLQNETLPQDELARRFDVSTRTVRTDITTLNELLADHGVRFVLNRGEGYQIKIEDAVRYSQLQQQSPSHLRVPRTPAARVHYLLTRFLTSAFSLKLEDLAAEWFVSRATLQSDMAEVREWLARYQLAIETRPRYGMKLFGSEVSIRTCLTDLLYQIAQEDSEDPLLNLEALNSGMLGTLQPLQPLLHQCFSRFNIRMNDDSEFYLRLYCAVAVRRISEGYPLSDFSAEDVDDDVRDAARHIINLMQPITGKAISPSEEAYLRVNIAARRVEDIAPSVISPDDGESLVNYILSYINTHYNFNLLNDSQLRADLLTHIKTMITRVRYQINIPNPLLANIKHHYPMAYDVTLAAVSSWGKYTPYVISENEIGFLVLHIGVGLERHYNVGYQRHPQILLVCDTGNSTVRMIQAMLMRKYPQIIVNNIVSLREYEQQESIEADFVISTARLTEKDKPVVVMSPFPTEFQLEQIGKLVLVDRTRPYMLEKFFDVSHFCIIDQPMTQTALFRTLCDQLEHEGVVDRDFYPSVEEREAIVSTMLGEGIALPHSLGLLAKKTVVYTVLAPQGIAWGDETAYVIFLLAISKTEYEEAMAIYDLFVTFMRERAMTRLRDSKNFISFKAVAMDCLSRL, encoded by the coding sequence TTGAGATTCCCAAACCAACGCCTTGCCCAGCTGTTTGATATGTTACAAAACGAGACGTTGCCCCAGGATGAACTGGCGCGACGTTTTGACGTCTCCACGCGCACCGTGCGTACCGATATCACCACCCTTAACGAGCTGCTGGCCGACCACGGCGTGCGCTTCGTGCTCAATCGAGGCGAAGGCTATCAGATCAAAATTGAGGATGCTGTCCGCTACAGTCAGCTGCAGCAGCAGTCACCTTCCCATCTGCGAGTCCCGCGGACTCCTGCCGCTCGTGTGCATTATCTGTTAACCCGTTTTCTCACTTCAGCTTTCTCCCTGAAGCTGGAAGATCTGGCCGCTGAGTGGTTCGTCAGTCGTGCCACGCTGCAAAGCGATATGGCTGAAGTGAGAGAGTGGCTGGCGCGCTACCAGCTGGCGATTGAAACCAGGCCACGCTACGGCATGAAGCTGTTCGGCAGCGAGGTCTCGATCCGCACCTGCCTGACCGACCTGCTCTACCAGATTGCCCAGGAGGACAGCGAAGATCCGCTGCTCAATCTGGAAGCGCTGAACAGTGGCATGCTTGGCACGCTGCAGCCTCTGCAGCCTCTGCTGCATCAGTGCTTCAGTCGCTTTAATATCCGCATGAACGACGACAGCGAGTTCTATCTGCGGCTCTACTGCGCGGTGGCAGTCCGGCGCATCAGTGAAGGCTATCCGCTGTCGGATTTCAGTGCGGAAGATGTGGATGACGATGTCCGTGATGCGGCCAGGCACATCATCAACCTGATGCAGCCGATTACCGGCAAGGCGATCTCCCCTTCGGAAGAGGCTTATCTGCGGGTGAATATCGCCGCACGGCGGGTTGAGGATATCGCTCCCAGCGTCATCAGCCCGGATGACGGCGAGTCGCTGGTGAATTACATCCTCAGCTATATCAATACCCACTATAACTTTAACCTGCTGAACGACTCGCAGCTGCGGGCAGACCTGCTGACGCACATCAAGACGATGATTACCCGCGTGCGTTATCAGATCAACATCCCTAACCCGCTGTTGGCGAATATAAAGCATCACTACCCGATGGCCTATGACGTGACGCTGGCGGCGGTTTCCAGCTGGGGCAAATATACGCCCTATGTGATCAGTGAAAACGAAATTGGTTTCCTGGTGCTGCACATTGGTGTCGGGCTGGAGCGGCATTACAACGTGGGCTATCAGCGCCATCCACAGATCCTGCTGGTATGTGATACTGGTAACTCCACGGTGCGAATGATCCAGGCAATGCTGATGCGCAAGTACCCGCAGATTATCGTCAACAATATCGTCTCGCTGCGTGAATACGAGCAGCAGGAAAGTATCGAGGCAGATTTTGTGATCTCCACGGCGCGGCTGACCGAAAAGGATAAGCCGGTGGTGGTGATGTCGCCGTTCCCGACCGAATTTCAGCTGGAGCAGATTGGTAAGCTGGTGCTGGTGGATCGTACCCGGCCCTACATGCTGGAGAAATTCTTTGATGTCAGCCATTTCTGCATTATCGACCAGCCGATGACCCAGACAGCTCTGTTCCGCACGCTGTGCGATCAGCTGGAGCATGAAGGGGTGGTGGATCGCGATTTTTACCCTTCCGTTGAAGAGCGCGAGGCAATCGTCAGCACCATGCTGGGAGAGGGGATTGCATTGCCTCACTCACTGGGGCTGCTGGCGAAGAAAACCGTGGTCTACACCGTACTGGCACCGCAGGGAATCGCCTGGGGTGATGAAACAGCCTATGTGATTTTCCTGCTGGCAATCAGCAAAACCGAATACGAAGAGGCGATGGCGATTTACGATCTTTTTGTCACCTTTATGCGGGAAAGGGCGATGACGCGCCTGCGCGACAGCAAGAATTTCATCAGCTTTAAAGCGGTGGCAATGGATTGTTTAAGTCGGCTGTAA
- a CDS encoding lactonase family protein, whose translation MRNWSLISVVSLALMATTPLAAQVQYAYVGTYNPNGEGLYRFQVDQANGALSGKTLVSTLPNPAQLTLDAHGKTLYVASERVKGVVVAYAIAEDGSLKMLNQVSTHGAGPVYLSLTPDGKFLLVANYVSGSKAVLPVMADGHLGEASDTQQDEGPAGAVKPAAAVEGSFAVSDHNGPHAHMIATDPSGKYVFSTDLGLDRIYQYRLSRDGKLEANKPAWIAASSAGAGPRHFVFHPNGKSLYLINEEASTLTHYLFNADYGTLTEAATVSSLPSGYKGTSFAAGLVIDKSGKNIYVANRLHNSIAHFAIEPNGALDHMDDVWTRGDYTRTLTLSPDGKTLYAMNQRSDNITRFRVNTASGALSFTDDYTAVGSPSQLVLTP comes from the coding sequence ATGCGTAACTGGTCTTTGATCTCTGTAGTGTCTTTAGCACTGATGGCGACCACCCCTTTAGCCGCCCAGGTGCAGTATGCTTACGTTGGTACCTACAATCCCAACGGCGAAGGCCTCTACCGCTTTCAGGTGGATCAGGCGAACGGCGCATTGAGCGGTAAAACGCTGGTCAGCACTCTGCCCAACCCGGCGCAGCTCACCCTCGACGCTCATGGAAAGACGCTGTATGTGGCCAGCGAGAGAGTGAAGGGCGTGGTGGTGGCTTATGCCATCGCAGAGGATGGCAGCCTGAAAATGTTGAACCAGGTCAGTACTCATGGTGCCGGGCCGGTGTATCTTTCACTGACGCCCGACGGCAAATTTCTGCTGGTGGCGAATTACGTCAGCGGCAGCAAAGCGGTTCTGCCAGTGATGGCCGATGGTCATCTTGGCGAGGCCAGTGATACTCAGCAGGATGAGGGACCGGCCGGTGCAGTGAAACCGGCAGCGGCAGTGGAAGGCAGCTTTGCGGTCAGCGACCATAACGGCCCCCATGCGCACATGATCGCCACCGATCCCTCCGGAAAATATGTTTTCTCCACCGATCTGGGGCTGGATCGTATCTACCAGTATCGCCTGAGCCGCGACGGCAAGCTGGAGGCGAACAAACCGGCGTGGATTGCTGCTTCATCTGCCGGTGCGGGGCCACGGCATTTTGTGTTCCATCCCAACGGTAAGTCCTTGTATCTCATTAATGAAGAAGCATCTACCCTGACGCATTATCTGTTTAATGCCGATTACGGCACGCTGACTGAAGCGGCGACCGTATCGTCACTGCCTTCGGGTTACAAAGGCACCAGTTTTGCTGCCGGTCTGGTTATCGATAAGAGCGGCAAAAACATTTATGTGGCGAACCGCCTGCATAACAGCATTGCACATTTCGCCATTGAGCCGAATGGTGCGCTGGACCACATGGATGACGTCTGGACGCGCGGCGACTATACGCGAACCTTGACGCTGTCGCCGGATGGTAAGACTCTGTATGCCATGAACCAGCGTAGCGACAACATTACCCGCTTCCGCGTGAACACAGCCAGCGGTGCGCTGTCGTTTACTGATGACTACACGGCGGTCGGTTCGCCATCGCAGCTGGTGTTGACGCCGTAA
- the dagF gene encoding 2-dehydro-3-deoxy-phosphogluconate aldolase, with amino-acid sequence MKLTPKFYKDRVCLNVLAGSKENARDIWQAAEGHVLVGVLSKNYDSVASAVADMREYAALIDNALSVGLGAGDPNQSAMVSAISAEIQPQHVNQVFTGVATSRALLCQDQTVVNGLISPTGTPGMVKISTGPLSAKAADAIVPIDTAIAMLKDFGGSSVKYFPMGGLKAINEFKAVAKACARQDFWLEPTGGIDLANYEAILQIALDAGVSKIIPHIYSSIIDKASGNTRPADVSTLLAMTKKRVG; translated from the coding sequence ATGAAGTTGACTCCCAAATTTTACAAGGATCGCGTGTGCCTGAACGTGCTGGCTGGCTCTAAAGAGAATGCCCGCGACATCTGGCAGGCGGCGGAAGGACACGTGTTGGTTGGTGTGCTGTCGAAAAACTATGACAGCGTGGCGAGTGCCGTGGCGGATATGCGTGAGTATGCTGCGCTTATTGATAACGCCCTGTCAGTGGGGCTGGGGGCAGGTGATCCGAATCAGTCAGCGATGGTCAGCGCCATCTCGGCAGAGATTCAGCCGCAGCACGTGAACCAGGTGTTTACCGGCGTGGCCACCAGCCGCGCACTGCTGTGTCAGGACCAGACCGTGGTCAATGGCCTGATTTCGCCAACCGGCACGCCGGGTATGGTCAAGATCTCTACCGGTCCGTTGAGCGCCAAAGCAGCCGACGCTATCGTGCCGATAGACACGGCGATCGCCATGCTGAAAGACTTTGGCGGCAGCTCGGTGAAATACTTCCCGATGGGCGGTCTGAAAGCCATTAATGAGTTTAAAGCGGTGGCTAAAGCCTGTGCCAGACAGGACTTCTGGCTGGAGCCGACCGGCGGCATCGATCTGGCGAACTATGAAGCGATCCTGCAGATCGCGCTGGACGCTGGCGTCAGCAAAATCATCCCGCATATCTACAGCTCAATCATTGATAAAGCGTCAGGCAACACCCGCCCGGCCGATGTCAGCACTCTGCTGGCAATGACCAAAAAACGGGTCGGATAA
- a CDS encoding DgaE family pyridoxal phosphate-dependent ammonia lyase, which translates to MSSIYEKYGLKQVINASGRMTILGVSTPAADVVDTVKYGLNHYFEIKDLVNKTGAYIASLLGCEDAVVVACASAGIAQSVAAVIVKDDDWLLENLHAAPLVVPHDIVVPKGHNVNFGAPVGTMVAMGGGRLIEAGYANECSADQLSAAVTPQTAAILYIKSHHCVQKSHLSVEQAAVVARKHGVPLIVDAAAEEDLQCYYQDGADLVIYSGAKAIEGPTSGLVMGRKQYVEWVKRQSMGIGRAMKVGKEGILGLTQAIENYLVQEKVSGAQMVEKMTPFIDNLNALNGISARVVWDAAGRDIARAEIHFDEAVIGHTTGDVVQVLKTGEIAIYFRGYKANEGIVEVDVRSLTADQLNTIFVCIKALLSGGKNA; encoded by the coding sequence ATGTCTTCGATCTATGAAAAATACGGCTTAAAACAGGTTATCAATGCCTCCGGCCGCATGACTATTCTCGGTGTTTCCACCCCGGCCGCCGACGTGGTCGATACGGTGAAGTATGGCCTCAATCACTATTTTGAAATCAAGGACCTGGTCAATAAGACCGGGGCTTACATTGCCAGCCTGCTTGGCTGTGAAGACGCGGTGGTGGTTGCCTGCGCTTCGGCTGGGATCGCCCAGTCTGTTGCGGCGGTCATCGTGAAAGACGACGACTGGCTGCTGGAGAATCTGCATGCTGCGCCGCTGGTGGTGCCGCACGACATCGTGGTACCGAAAGGTCACAACGTAAACTTTGGTGCGCCAGTTGGCACCATGGTGGCGATGGGTGGCGGACGTCTGATTGAGGCGGGCTACGCCAACGAATGTTCTGCTGACCAGCTCTCTGCTGCCGTGACGCCGCAGACGGCTGCGATCCTCTACATCAAATCTCACCATTGCGTGCAGAAAAGCCACCTGAGCGTTGAGCAGGCAGCAGTGGTTGCCCGCAAGCATGGCGTTCCTCTGATTGTTGATGCCGCAGCAGAAGAAGATCTGCAGTGCTACTACCAGGACGGTGCCGATCTGGTGATCTACAGCGGTGCCAAAGCGATTGAAGGGCCAACCAGCGGGTTGGTCATGGGCCGTAAACAGTACGTCGAATGGGTTAAACGCCAGTCGATGGGCATTGGCCGTGCGATGAAGGTCGGCAAGGAAGGTATCTTGGGCCTGACCCAGGCGATTGAAAACTATCTGGTGCAGGAGAAGGTTTCCGGTGCGCAGATGGTGGAAAAAATGACGCCGTTTATCGACAATCTGAACGCCCTGAACGGCATCAGCGCCCGTGTGGTGTGGGATGCAGCGGGCCGCGACATCGCCCGTGCAGAAATTCATTTTGACGAAGCGGTCATCGGCCATACCACCGGCGATGTGGTGCAGGTGCTGAAAACGGGCGAAATCGCCATCTATTTCCGTGGCTACAAAGCCAACGAAGGGATTGTCGAAGTGGATGTCCGCAGCTTGACGGCTGACCAGCTCAACACTATTTTTGTTTGCATCAAGGCCTTGTTGTCAGGAGGGAAAAACGCATGA
- a CDS encoding amidohydrolase/deacetylase family metallohydrolase, whose protein sequence is MFDLIIRRARLSDGSLTDIAVRDGKIAALGEVKGSSTQERDLAGRFWLSAGWIDSHVHCYPKSPIYHDEADKVGVEAGVTTVVDAGSTGADDVDEFYQLTRSASTQVYALLNIARTGILTQNELADMDQIDKVGVRDAVQRLPGFIIGIKARISSSVVEANGIKPLIRAKEIQHENGDLPLMVHIGNNPPDLDEIADLLSSGDIITHCYNGKPNRILTPARELRASVTRALQRGVRLDVGHGTASFSFDVARVAIAQGILPHTISSDIYCRNRINGPVFRLAHVMSKFFSVGMTLPQIIDCVTVSAAEGLRLHDKGQLAVGYDADLTIFDVKKEETCLFIDSEGQSVAGEKQLMPLAAVVGGQWFITDEGKKHHVFDL, encoded by the coding sequence ATGTTTGATCTCATCATCCGCCGGGCGCGTCTCTCTGACGGCAGCCTGACCGATATCGCAGTCCGGGACGGTAAAATTGCCGCGCTTGGCGAGGTAAAAGGGAGTTCCACGCAGGAGCGCGATCTCGCGGGACGCTTCTGGCTGAGTGCCGGCTGGATCGATTCCCACGTGCACTGCTACCCGAAATCGCCCATCTATCATGATGAAGCGGACAAAGTTGGGGTGGAAGCGGGCGTGACCACGGTGGTTGACGCTGGTAGCACTGGCGCAGATGACGTTGACGAGTTTTATCAGCTCACCCGCAGCGCCAGTACTCAGGTGTATGCCCTGCTGAATATTGCCCGCACCGGGATACTCACCCAGAACGAACTGGCGGACATGGACCAGATCGATAAGGTGGGCGTGCGTGATGCAGTGCAGCGCCTGCCCGGATTTATCATCGGCATTAAAGCCCGCATCAGCAGCAGCGTGGTGGAAGCGAACGGCATCAAGCCACTGATTCGCGCGAAAGAGATCCAGCACGAAAACGGTGATTTACCGCTGATGGTGCACATTGGCAACAACCCGCCGGATCTGGACGAAATAGCCGATCTGTTGAGCAGCGGCGATATCATAACCCACTGCTACAACGGCAAGCCTAACCGCATTCTGACGCCCGCCAGAGAACTTCGTGCCTCGGTTACCCGGGCATTGCAGCGCGGCGTTCGCCTGGATGTCGGCCACGGCACCGCCAGCTTCAGCTTTGACGTGGCGCGGGTGGCGATTGCCCAGGGCATCCTGCCGCATACCATCAGTTCCGACATTTACTGTCGCAACCGCATCAATGGCCCGGTCTTCCGCCTGGCCCATGTGATGTCCAAATTCTTCAGCGTGGGCATGACCCTGCCGCAAATCATTGACTGTGTCACGGTCAGCGCGGCAGAGGGCCTGCGCCTGCATGATAAAGGCCAGCTGGCAGTGGGTTACGACGCCGACCTGACCATTTTTGACGTCAAAAAAGAGGAAACTTGCCTGTTCATCGACTCTGAGGGGCAGTCGGTGGCGGGTGAGAAGCAGCTGATGCCGCTGGCCGCCGTGGTTGGCGGTCAGTGGTTTATTACCGATGAAGGGAAAAAACATCATGTCTTCGATCTATGA
- a CDS encoding DUF4310 family protein, producing the protein MEESKSGFWYADWSFPIFVGLLSAGVFAGTHMYYVYGLGAFNEVAFVSMLRSGMETGVYGAVAAFGASFLFARIIEGSLVGILDIGGAIQTGIGLGVPALLLGAGIIYPVANFAASLVTGLVLGVAIGYVIILARKFTINNSDSTYGADVMMGAGNSSGRFLGPLIILSAMTASIPIGLGSLIGALGFYMWNKPITGGAILGAMLLGAIFPVAL; encoded by the coding sequence ATGGAAGAATCTAAAAGCGGTTTCTGGTATGCCGACTGGTCATTTCCGATTTTCGTCGGGCTGCTCTCAGCCGGGGTGTTTGCCGGTACGCACATGTACTACGTCTATGGCCTTGGTGCCTTTAACGAAGTCGCCTTCGTCTCGATGCTACGTTCCGGCATGGAAACCGGCGTCTATGGCGCGGTAGCCGCTTTCGGTGCCAGCTTTCTGTTCGCCCGAATTATCGAAGGATCGCTGGTGGGCATCCTGGATATCGGCGGAGCTATTCAGACCGGTATTGGCCTGGGTGTCCCTGCGCTGCTGCTGGGAGCGGGCATTATCTACCCGGTCGCCAACTTTGCTGCTTCGCTGGTGACCGGTTTGGTGCTGGGCGTGGCGATTGGTTACGTCATTATCCTGGCGCGTAAATTCACCATCAATAACAGCGACTCCACCTACGGGGCCGACGTGATGATGGGCGCAGGTAACTCATCCGGTCGCTTCCTCGGGCCTTTGATTATCCTGTCGGCAATGACCGCATCGATTCCGATTGGTCTGGGTTCACTGATTGGCGCGCTGGGTTTCTATATGTGGAACAAACCGATTACCGGTGGCGCAATTCTGGGCGCGATGCTGTTGGGTGCTATTTTCCCGGTTGCTCTCTGA
- a CDS encoding DUF4311 domain-containing protein: MFLIILIKSLIIGCLVGAGVGAGAARMFHAPATQGMGAFRTLGELNSCEGDPASHFSFGLGFFFNAWASSVAAGSFTQDVDHRIIPHWGAAALMVKNRNLAETLHDPKKMAIACGIIGMIVVAFLNSTASAVPAALQVTAVKVLVPAANLLVNTVMPVIFWLAAVDAGKKSGFWATIFGGLAQLIMGNAVPGLVLGILIGKGVEESGWNKVTKVMMFAIVLLFVLSGFFRGFDMKVLQSFQLGVPGWLEMIHNTLSGK; the protein is encoded by the coding sequence ATGTTTTTAATCATTCTCATAAAGTCACTTATCATCGGCTGCCTGGTCGGCGCCGGTGTCGGCGCCGGGGCAGCGCGTATGTTCCATGCACCTGCAACCCAGGGAATGGGGGCATTTCGCACACTGGGCGAACTTAATTCCTGTGAGGGCGATCCCGCTTCTCATTTCTCCTTTGGCCTCGGTTTTTTCTTTAATGCCTGGGCATCATCCGTAGCAGCAGGCTCGTTCACCCAGGACGTTGATCATCGCATTATTCCTCATTGGGGGGCAGCTGCGCTGATGGTAAAAAACCGTAACCTGGCTGAAACCCTGCACGATCCTAAAAAAATGGCGATTGCTTGCGGCATCATCGGCATGATCGTGGTGGCGTTTCTCAACTCCACCGCCTCTGCTGTCCCTGCTGCCTTGCAGGTAACGGCGGTCAAAGTGCTGGTGCCAGCGGCTAACCTGTTGGTGAACACCGTGATGCCAGTGATCTTCTGGCTGGCGGCGGTTGATGCCGGCAAGAAGTCGGGGTTCTGGGCCACCATCTTCGGTGGTCTGGCGCAGCTGATTATGGGGAACGCCGTACCGGGTCTGGTACTGGGTATCCTGATCGGTAAAGGCGTGGAAGAGAGCGGCTGGAATAAGGTCACCAAAGTGATGATGTTTGCCATCGTGCTGCTGTTCGTGTTGAGCGGCTTCTTCCGCGGCTTCGACATGAAAGTGCTGCAGTCCTTCCAGCTGGGTGTCCCGGGCTGGCTGGAGATGATCCACAACACCCTGAGCGGTAAATAA
- a CDS encoding DUF4312 family protein translates to MKEQFTTTVTVSGKGDSKARAFADALSRVQNTLLKSTNKVLLRIEPQEVKVVQARESARKEKFLFFFLARERRSYSIELEITVNVSVIDVDKVDFIT, encoded by the coding sequence ATGAAGGAGCAATTCACTACCACGGTGACCGTCAGTGGTAAGGGCGACAGCAAAGCCAGAGCCTTTGCCGACGCGTTGAGCCGGGTACAGAACACGCTGCTGAAATCGACCAACAAGGTTCTGCTGCGCATTGAACCGCAGGAAGTGAAGGTGGTTCAGGCCCGGGAGAGCGCCAGGAAGGAGAAGTTTCTGTTCTTCTTCCTGGCGAGAGAACGACGGAGTTACAGCATCGAGCTGGAAATTACCGTCAACGTGAGCGTCATTGACGTCGATAAAGTCGATTTCATCACGTAA
- a CDS encoding SFCGS family glycine-rich protein — protein sequence MSQIIVVIGDRLGKGQKVAVGVERAGGKAIVIPGVAADMKLGDVMKLENASFGISFCGSGGAGAITAQTKYGYKAKYGMRSIDEGVTAINEGATALGFGFMDKEELGERLVQAWTRKHGA from the coding sequence ATGTCACAAATCATTGTAGTCATTGGCGATCGTTTGGGTAAAGGCCAAAAGGTGGCTGTGGGTGTGGAACGGGCGGGAGGGAAAGCCATCGTGATTCCAGGTGTAGCGGCAGACATGAAGCTGGGTGACGTGATGAAGTTGGAAAATGCGTCGTTCGGCATTTCGTTTTGCGGCAGCGGCGGGGCAGGTGCCATCACCGCTCAGACTAAATATGGCTATAAAGCGAAGTACGGTATGCGCTCCATTGACGAAGGCGTGACCGCCATCAACGAAGGTGCCACGGCGCTGGGCTTCGGCTTTATGGACAAAGAAGAGCTGGGTGAGCGTCTGGTGCAGGCGTGGACCAGGAAGCACGGTGCCTGA
- the cybC gene encoding cytochrome b562 encodes MRKTLSAVLTACLLCSSFGTLASLEDDMGVLKGAYRTVMKTDDLVEFKKALTDMRNAAEDAKKQTPEKLKGQSVEDAEMNAYRAEMDKLIGQIDTSMKLAEAGNLPGAKAEAKKFDDTRKDGHKKFR; translated from the coding sequence ATGCGTAAAACATTATCAGCCGTGTTAACAGCGTGCCTGCTGTGCTCCAGCTTTGGCACACTGGCTAGTCTCGAAGATGATATGGGGGTGTTGAAAGGTGCATATCGTACCGTAATGAAAACTGACGATCTGGTGGAATTCAAAAAAGCGCTGACCGATATGCGCAATGCGGCTGAAGATGCCAAAAAACAAACGCCGGAGAAGCTGAAAGGTCAGTCTGTGGAGGATGCGGAAATGAACGCTTATCGTGCTGAGATGGACAAGCTAATCGGACAGATTGATACCAGTATGAAACTGGCAGAAGCGGGTAATCTTCCCGGCGCGAAAGCAGAAGCGAAGAAATTTGATGACACCCGTAAGGATGGTCATAAAAAATTTCGCTAA